In Streptomyces sp. NBC_00878, a single window of DNA contains:
- a CDS encoding two-component system response regulator, translating to MSTEGSTDERASILLVDDMEDNLIALEAVLGSLNEPLVRARSGEEAMKALLRQRFAVVLLDIRMPGMDGFETAANIKRLDQTKDVPIIFLTGTDSDAGYAFRGYATGAADYLTKPFDPWVLRAKVTVFLDLHRKNRQLERMLAREQAQFYELADRLHAIETHMATSDLKDVVELRHHIRHMEDLLREMRKGRGL from the coding sequence ATGAGCACTGAAGGCTCGACAGACGAGCGCGCCAGCATACTCCTCGTGGACGACATGGAGGACAACCTGATCGCGCTGGAGGCCGTCCTGGGGTCCCTCAACGAGCCGCTCGTACGCGCCCGTTCCGGCGAGGAGGCGATGAAGGCGCTGCTGCGCCAGCGGTTCGCCGTCGTGCTGCTCGACATCCGGATGCCGGGCATGGACGGGTTCGAAACGGCCGCGAACATCAAGCGGCTCGACCAGACCAAGGACGTCCCGATCATCTTCCTGACCGGCACGGACTCCGACGCGGGGTACGCGTTCCGCGGGTACGCGACCGGCGCCGCCGACTATCTCACCAAGCCGTTCGACCCCTGGGTGCTGCGCGCCAAGGTGACCGTCTTCCTCGATCTGCACCGCAAGAACCGGCAGTTGGAGCGGATGCTCGCCCGCGAGCAGGCACAGTTCTACGAACTCGCCGACCGCCTGCACGCGATAGAGACCCATATGGCGACCAGCGATCTCAAGGACGTGGTCGAACTGCGCCACCACATACGCCACATGGAGGACCTACTGCGAGAAATGCGAAAGGGGCGGGGTCTGTGA
- a CDS encoding HAMP domain-containing protein: MSENSATHVLEDGQIRASDLRPLLAAMTAARDGDFSKVPESGHGLAAELVTVFNQILDRSLHFNSEVQRVRRELVRHGRLDERLSASPGQGHWTTRVNDVNQLLDALVAPAANATRVLDAVAGGDLTQRVDLHDGNRQLRGDLRRLGRTVNKMVDQLSLFTGEVTRVAREVGTEGRLGGRAKVTGLSGSWRDVTEAVNTMASRLTAQVRDIALVTTAVARGDLTRTVTVEATGELLELKLTVNTMVDQLSAFADEVTRVAREVGTEGQLGGRAQVRGVSGVWKDLTDNVNFMASNLTSQVRNIAQVTTAVANGDLSQKITVDAKGEILELKSTINTMVDQLSAFADEVTRVAREVGTEGNLGGRAQVRGVSGVWKDLTDNVNFMADNLTSQVRNIALVSTAVAQGDLGKKITVEAKGEILELKSTINTMVDQLSAFADEVTRVAREVGTEGNLGGQAQVRGVSGVWKDLTDNVNFMALNLTSQVRNIAQVTTAVANGDLSKKITVDARGEILELKDTVNTMVEQLRAFADEVTRVAREVGTDGRLGGRAQVLGVSGVWRDLTDNVNYMADNLTSQVRNIAQVTTAVANGDLSKKIDVDARGEILELKTAINTMVDTLSSFSSEVTRVAREVGSEGQLGGQARVEGVYGTWKRLTTNVNELASNLTTQVRAIAEVASAVAQGDMSRSISVETQGEVAELKDNINLMVSNLRETTRAKDWLESNLARLAALMQGHRDLMEVADLLLRELTPLVNAQYGAFFLADPDEESASLPTTVPTKGLAFIAGYGAAQGTTVETGGLPVHGLARQAAREKKRILVEEAPPGYIKINSGLGEAAPSSVVIIPILFEDKLLGVIELASFSRFSDVHLAFFDQFVNTIAVAINTIIANSRTESLLGESQRLAMQLQERSDELQMQQAELQRSNAELEEKAALLATSSQYKSEFLANMSHELRTPLNSLLILARLLSDNPDGHLSDQEVQFATTIHRSGSDLLQLINDILDLSKIEAGRMDVRPKKLPLIKLLDYVHATFRPLTLDRGLSFEVSVGENVPREMYSDEQRLQQILRNLLSNAIKFTATGRVELRVNRVKDPEHRYTRENSDDVIAFAVSDTGIGIAPEKLPVIFEAFQQADGTTNRKYGGTGLGLSISREIAGLLGGRIIAESMPGKGSTFTLYVPVISPGHTATGPGSEEEAPHLPEQLSSEPFTAHDQHDGWPAPTKLEAWTSGRAGQVLPGRRVLIVDDDIRNVFALTHVLGRVGMPVLYAENGREGIETLERNPDVELVLMDIMMPEMDGYETISAIRRTPRWTGLPIVALTAKAMPGDREKSIARGANDYVPKPVDVDQLLTVVCALLDVESTDAEEQGLSVATGTSEPVGSDAPEPVASQEPTVFPPTTE; the protein is encoded by the coding sequence ATGAGTGAGAACAGTGCTACGCATGTGCTCGAAGACGGACAGATTCGGGCATCAGATCTGCGTCCTCTGCTCGCCGCCATGACCGCCGCCCGGGACGGGGACTTCAGCAAAGTGCCCGAGTCGGGTCACGGCCTGGCGGCCGAGCTGGTCACCGTGTTCAACCAGATCCTGGACCGCAGCCTGCACTTCAACTCCGAGGTGCAGCGCGTCCGCAGGGAGCTGGTGCGCCACGGCCGGCTGGACGAGCGGCTCTCCGCGAGCCCGGGGCAGGGCCACTGGACGACCAGGGTCAACGATGTGAACCAGCTGCTGGACGCGCTCGTCGCGCCGGCCGCCAACGCGACCCGCGTGCTCGACGCGGTGGCGGGCGGCGACCTGACCCAGCGCGTCGACCTGCACGACGGGAACCGCCAACTCCGGGGCGACCTGCGCCGGTTGGGCCGGACGGTCAACAAGATGGTCGACCAGCTGTCCCTGTTCACCGGCGAGGTGACCCGGGTGGCTCGCGAGGTCGGCACGGAGGGGCGGCTGGGCGGTCGAGCCAAGGTGACGGGCCTGTCGGGCAGTTGGCGGGACGTGACCGAGGCGGTGAACACGATGGCGTCCCGGCTGACGGCCCAGGTCCGTGACATCGCCCTGGTCACCACGGCGGTGGCGCGCGGCGACCTGACCCGCACGGTGACGGTCGAGGCGACCGGTGAGCTGCTCGAACTGAAGCTGACCGTGAACACGATGGTCGACCAGCTCTCCGCCTTCGCCGACGAAGTCACCCGCGTCGCCCGCGAAGTCGGTACCGAGGGCCAGTTGGGCGGCCGGGCGCAGGTGCGTGGTGTGTCGGGGGTCTGGAAGGACCTCACCGACAACGTCAACTTCATGGCCTCGAACCTGACTTCGCAGGTGCGGAACATCGCCCAGGTGACGACGGCCGTGGCCAACGGCGACCTGAGTCAGAAGATCACGGTCGACGCGAAGGGCGAGATCCTGGAGCTGAAGTCCACCATCAACACGATGGTCGACCAGCTCTCCGCCTTCGCCGACGAGGTCACCCGCGTCGCCCGCGAGGTGGGTACGGAAGGAAACCTGGGCGGGCGGGCGCAGGTGCGGGGCGTGTCCGGGGTCTGGAAGGACCTCACGGACAACGTCAACTTCATGGCGGACAACCTGACTTCGCAGGTCCGCAATATCGCGCTCGTCTCCACCGCCGTGGCCCAGGGCGACCTCGGCAAGAAGATCACGGTGGAGGCGAAGGGCGAGATCCTGGAGCTCAAGTCCACCATCAACACGATGGTCGACCAGCTCTCCGCCTTCGCCGACGAAGTCACCCGCGTCGCCCGCGAGGTCGGCACCGAAGGAAACCTCGGCGGGCAGGCCCAGGTGCGGGGCGTGTCCGGCGTCTGGAAAGACCTCACCGACAACGTCAACTTCATGGCCCTGAACCTGACTTCACAGGTGCGGAACATCGCCCAGGTCACCACCGCCGTGGCCAACGGCGACCTCTCCAAGAAGATCACCGTCGACGCGCGCGGCGAGATCCTGGAGCTGAAGGACACCGTCAACACGATGGTGGAGCAACTGCGCGCCTTCGCCGACGAGGTGACCCGCGTGGCCCGCGAGGTCGGCACCGACGGGCGGCTCGGCGGGCGCGCCCAGGTCCTCGGTGTGTCGGGTGTCTGGCGTGATCTGACCGACAACGTCAACTACATGGCGGACAACCTCACTTCACAGGTGCGGAACATCGCCCAGGTCACCACCGCCGTGGCCAACGGCGACCTCTCGAAGAAGATCGACGTCGACGCGCGCGGCGAGATCCTGGAGCTGAAGACCGCCATCAACACGATGGTCGACACGCTCTCCTCCTTCTCCTCCGAGGTGACCCGCGTGGCCCGTGAGGTCGGCTCCGAGGGCCAACTCGGCGGCCAGGCACGGGTCGAGGGCGTGTACGGCACCTGGAAGCGCCTGACGACGAACGTGAACGAGCTGGCGTCGAACCTCACCACCCAGGTGCGCGCGATCGCCGAGGTCGCCTCGGCCGTGGCCCAGGGCGACATGTCCCGTTCGATCAGCGTGGAGACACAGGGCGAGGTCGCCGAGCTGAAGGACAACATCAACCTGATGGTGTCCAACCTCCGCGAGACGACTCGCGCGAAGGACTGGCTGGAGTCGAACCTCGCCCGGCTGGCCGCGCTGATGCAGGGCCACCGCGACCTGATGGAGGTGGCCGACCTGCTGCTGCGCGAGCTGACCCCGCTGGTGAACGCCCAGTACGGCGCGTTCTTCCTGGCCGACCCGGACGAGGAGAGCGCCTCGCTCCCCACCACCGTTCCCACCAAAGGACTGGCGTTCATCGCCGGGTACGGCGCGGCACAGGGCACCACGGTCGAGACCGGCGGCCTCCCGGTGCACGGTCTGGCCCGGCAGGCGGCCCGCGAGAAGAAGCGGATCCTCGTCGAGGAGGCACCGCCCGGCTACATCAAGATCAACAGCGGGCTCGGCGAGGCGGCCCCCTCCAGCGTGGTCATCATCCCGATCCTCTTCGAGGACAAGCTCCTCGGGGTGATCGAGCTGGCCTCCTTCTCCCGCTTCTCCGATGTGCACCTGGCGTTCTTCGACCAGTTCGTGAACACCATCGCCGTCGCGATCAACACCATCATCGCCAACTCCCGTACGGAGTCCCTGCTCGGCGAGTCCCAGCGCCTCGCCATGCAGCTCCAGGAGCGCTCGGACGAACTCCAGATGCAGCAGGCCGAGTTGCAGCGCTCGAACGCCGAACTGGAGGAGAAGGCAGCGCTGTTGGCCACCAGTTCCCAGTACAAGTCGGAGTTCCTGGCGAACATGTCGCACGAGCTGCGCACCCCGCTCAACTCACTGCTGATCCTGGCCCGGCTGCTCTCCGACAACCCGGACGGTCATCTCTCCGACCAGGAGGTGCAGTTCGCGACGACGATCCACCGCTCGGGGTCCGACCTCCTCCAGCTCATCAACGACATCCTCGACCTGTCGAAGATCGAGGCCGGCCGGATGGACGTACGCCCGAAGAAGCTGCCGCTGATCAAGCTGCTCGACTACGTGCACGCCACGTTCCGGCCGCTCACGCTCGACCGGGGGCTCTCCTTCGAGGTGTCGGTCGGCGAGAACGTACCGCGGGAGATGTACTCGGACGAGCAGCGGCTCCAGCAGATCCTGCGCAACCTGCTCTCCAACGCGATCAAGTTCACCGCGACGGGCCGGGTCGAGCTGCGCGTCAACCGCGTCAAGGACCCCGAGCACCGCTACACCCGCGAGAACAGCGACGACGTGATCGCCTTCGCGGTGTCCGACACCGGCATCGGTATCGCCCCGGAGAAACTCCCGGTGATCTTCGAGGCGTTCCAGCAGGCCGACGGCACGACGAACCGCAAGTACGGCGGCACGGGACTCGGCCTGTCCATCAGCCGGGAGATCGCGGGCCTGCTGGGCGGCCGCATCATCGCCGAGAGCATGCCCGGCAAGGGTTCCACCTTCACGCTGTACGTGCCGGTCATCAGCCCCGGTCACACGGCGACCGGGCCCGGGTCGGAGGAGGAGGCGCCGCACCTGCCCGAGCAGCTGTCCTCCGAGCCCTTCACCGCCCACGACCAGCACGACGGCTGGCCCGCGCCCACCAAGCTGGAGGCGTGGACCTCCGGCCGGGCGGGACAGGTCCTGCCGGGGCGCCGGGTGTTGATCGTGGACGACGACATCCGCAACGTCTTCGCGCTCACCCATGTACTGGGCCGGGTCGGGATGCCCGTCCTGTACGCGGAGAACGGGCGCGAGGGAATCGAGACACTGGAGCGCAACCCCGACGTCGAACTCGTCCTGATGGACATCATGATGCCGGAGATGGACGGCTACGAGACCATCTCCGCCATCCGCCGCACCCCGCGCTGGACCGGACTTCCCATCGTCGCCCTCACCGCCAAGGCGATGCCGGGCGACCGCGAGAAGTCCATCGCGCGCGGTGCGAACGACTACGTACCCAAGCCGGTGGACGTCGATCAACTGCTGACCGTCGTCTGTGCGCTCCTGGACGTCGAGAGCACGGATGCCGAGGAGCAGGGCCTCTCCGTCGCGACCGGTACGTCGGAACCCGTCGGTTCCGACGCACCCGAACCCGTCGCGTCCCAGGAGCCCACCGTCTTCCCGCCGACGACCGAATGA
- a CDS encoding ATP-binding SpoIIE family protein phosphatase, whose product MSRAPEARVRPRAVARTSLPGNPLAPGAARRFVRAALAEWTELALPGAEFVTDLLVADAMVVVSELVTNAVVHAGTDVELLCRLDRCGEDCAAAGQGGSGAGYVGSGGAPGGSGAAHVGLGAERMAASNDGSPDIPDDGSGSGSYDGSYDGSGNGSKAGPGPDSGLGRDSGLGPDSGPEPMPGPEPRPGPDSGVLVIEVSDHHPARVVRDDGAERPYDTVEYGRGLHLVSALSEAWGITYRTGVKTVWARMPVDGSATVEEAEAEAYDGEHALRRGQRAAEILAPAPRRGMQEQDWRSRGVLSFLAEASDLLAGQLDEDLVAALTGQLLVPRLADWCAVWLEDEAPGRSDGGVVGGPRLARVWHGSENRIEELRRLLEKDPPALPESDRAGPVPVPWPAEALGARATGGSALAFRLIAGGRPLGTLVIGRAGQTRFPDEITGLVEDLGRRVALAIGAARQYARQATISRVLQRGLLPGAVAEIPGVRSALVYEPCDKGGPSGDFYDLFPAGDGRWCFALGDVQGKGPEAAVVIGLARPWLRLLAREGYEVPDVLDRLNQLLLDDATEAADAAARALVSAGGTGLADEGPQTRFLSLLYGELVPFDGGVRCTLASAGHPLPLLLQPCGKVAEVGQPQTLLGVFEDASYACGTFELRPGDSLLCVTDGVTERRSGHRQFDDDDGLAAALTGCAGLSAELIAERIRRLVHEFGGKPPEDDLALLVLQAE is encoded by the coding sequence ATGTCCCGTGCTCCTGAGGCGCGGGTGCGCCCACGGGCGGTGGCACGTACGTCCTTGCCTGGCAACCCTCTCGCGCCGGGCGCCGCCCGCCGCTTCGTCCGCGCCGCGCTCGCCGAATGGACCGAACTCGCCCTGCCCGGCGCCGAGTTCGTCACCGACCTGCTCGTCGCCGACGCCATGGTGGTCGTCAGCGAACTCGTCACCAACGCGGTGGTGCACGCCGGCACGGACGTGGAGCTGCTGTGCCGGCTCGACCGCTGCGGGGAGGACTGCGCGGCGGCCGGGCAGGGGGGTTCGGGGGCTGGGTATGTGGGCTCGGGTGGCGCGCCGGGGGGTTCCGGTGCCGCGCATGTGGGCTTGGGTGCCGAGCGGATGGCCGCCTCGAACGACGGCTCGCCCGATATCCCGGACGACGGCTCCGGCAGCGGCTCGTACGACGGCTCGTACGACGGCTCGGGCAACGGCTCCAAGGCCGGGCCGGGACCTGATTCCGGACTCGGACGTGATTCCGGACTCGGGCCTGATTCTGGCCCCGAACCCATGCCCGGCCCCGAACCCAGGCCCGGACCCGATTCCGGTGTCCTGGTCATAGAGGTCTCCGACCACCACCCCGCGCGCGTGGTGCGCGACGACGGGGCCGAGCGGCCGTACGACACCGTCGAGTACGGCCGGGGCCTGCATCTCGTCTCCGCGCTCTCCGAAGCCTGGGGCATCACCTACCGCACCGGCGTCAAGACCGTGTGGGCACGCATGCCCGTCGACGGGAGCGCCACCGTCGAGGAGGCGGAGGCCGAGGCGTACGACGGCGAACACGCGCTGCGGCGCGGGCAGCGGGCCGCCGAGATCCTCGCCCCCGCGCCCCGGCGCGGCATGCAGGAACAGGACTGGCGCAGCCGCGGCGTCCTCTCCTTCCTCGCCGAGGCCTCCGACCTGCTCGCCGGACAGCTCGACGAGGACCTGGTCGCCGCGCTCACCGGGCAGCTGCTCGTGCCGCGGCTCGCCGACTGGTGCGCGGTGTGGCTGGAGGACGAGGCCCCGGGCCGCTCCGACGGAGGCGTCGTCGGCGGGCCACGGCTCGCCCGGGTCTGGCACGGTAGCGAGAACCGCATCGAGGAACTGCGCAGGCTCCTGGAGAAGGACCCGCCCGCACTGCCCGAATCCGACCGCGCGGGGCCCGTACCCGTGCCGTGGCCCGCCGAGGCGCTGGGAGCACGGGCGACAGGCGGATCGGCACTCGCGTTCCGCCTGATCGCGGGCGGCAGACCGCTCGGCACGCTGGTCATCGGCCGGGCCGGGCAGACCCGCTTCCCCGACGAGATCACGGGGCTCGTCGAGGATCTCGGCCGACGGGTCGCGCTCGCCATCGGCGCGGCCCGGCAGTACGCGCGCCAGGCCACCATCAGCCGCGTACTGCAGCGCGGACTGCTGCCCGGGGCGGTCGCCGAGATCCCCGGCGTACGCAGCGCGCTCGTCTACGAGCCGTGCGACAAGGGCGGACCCAGCGGGGACTTCTACGATCTCTTCCCCGCCGGGGACGGCCGCTGGTGCTTCGCCCTCGGCGACGTACAGGGCAAGGGCCCCGAGGCAGCCGTGGTGATCGGCCTCGCCCGGCCGTGGCTGCGGCTCCTCGCCCGGGAGGGGTACGAGGTGCCCGACGTCCTCGACCGCCTCAACCAGCTTCTCCTCGACGACGCGACCGAGGCCGCCGACGCTGCCGCCCGGGCCCTGGTGTCCGCGGGCGGCACGGGGCTCGCGGACGAGGGGCCGCAGACCCGTTTCCTCTCCCTCCTCTACGGCGAGCTGGTGCCCTTCGACGGCGGAGTGCGCTGCACGCTCGCCTCCGCCGGGCATCCATTGCCGTTGCTTCTGCAACCGTGCGGGAAGGTCGCCGAGGTGGGTCAGCCGCAGACCCTCCTCGGCGTCTTCGAGGACGCCAGCTACGCCTGCGGGACCTTCGAGCTGCGTCCCGGCGACAGCCTCCTGTGCGTCACGGACGGCGTCACCGAGCGCCGCAGCGGGCACCGGCAGTTCGACGACGACGACGGCCTCGCCGCCGCGCTCACCGGATGCGCGGGCCTGAGCGCCGAACTGATCGCGGAGCGGATCCGCCGCCTGGTCCACGAGTTCGGCGGCAAGCCGCCGGAGGACGACCTGGCGCTGCTGGTGCTGCAAGCGGAGTAG
- the hemW gene encoding radical SAM family heme chaperone HemW yields MPSALPDGEPVPDDGALPAHALAGAADRPLGFYLHVPYCATRCGYCDFNTYTATELRGSGGVLASRDNYASTLIDEIRLARKVLGDDPRPVRTVFVGGGTPTLLAADDLVRMLGAIRDEFGLAADAEITTEANPESVDPAYLAALRQGGFNRVSFGMQSARQHVLKVLDRTHTPGRPEACVAEARAAGFDHVNLDLIYGTPGESDDDWRASLDAAIGAGPDHVSAYALIVEEGTQLARRIRRGEVPMTDDDVHADRYLIAEDRLSAAGFSWYEVSNWATSGAGRCNHNELYWRGADWWGAGPGAHSHVGGVRWWNVKHPGAYAGAIAAGRSPGAGRELLSEEDRRVERILLELRLREGVPLGLLHADGLAASRRALADGLLQPEPYEAGSAVLTLRGRLLADAVVRDLVD; encoded by the coding sequence ATGCCTTCCGCACTTCCCGACGGTGAGCCCGTCCCCGACGACGGGGCGCTGCCCGCGCACGCCCTGGCCGGCGCGGCCGACCGTCCGCTCGGGTTCTATCTCCACGTCCCGTACTGCGCGACGCGCTGCGGCTACTGCGACTTCAACACGTACACGGCGACGGAGCTGCGCGGCTCGGGGGGCGTGCTCGCCTCCCGCGACAACTACGCCTCGACCCTGATCGACGAGATCCGCCTGGCCCGCAAGGTCCTCGGCGACGACCCGCGGCCCGTCCGCACGGTCTTCGTCGGCGGCGGTACGCCCACGCTGCTGGCCGCCGACGATCTCGTACGGATGCTGGGGGCGATCCGGGACGAGTTCGGGCTCGCGGCGGACGCGGAGATCACGACGGAGGCGAACCCGGAGTCGGTGGACCCGGCGTATCTGGCCGCGCTCCGGCAGGGCGGGTTCAACCGCGTCTCGTTCGGCATGCAGAGCGCGCGGCAGCATGTGCTCAAGGTCCTGGACCGTACGCACACGCCCGGCCGGCCCGAGGCGTGTGTCGCCGAGGCCCGCGCGGCCGGGTTCGACCACGTCAACCTCGACCTCATCTACGGCACGCCCGGTGAGAGCGACGACGACTGGCGGGCCTCGCTCGACGCGGCGATCGGTGCCGGGCCCGACCATGTGTCGGCCTACGCCCTGATCGTGGAGGAGGGGACGCAGCTCGCGCGGCGCATCCGGCGCGGGGAGGTTCCCATGACGGACGACGACGTGCACGCGGACCGGTACCTCATCGCGGAGGACCGTCTCTCCGCGGCGGGGTTCTCCTGGTACGAGGTGTCCAACTGGGCCACGTCCGGCGCGGGGCGTTGCAATCACAACGAGTTGTACTGGCGGGGGGCCGACTGGTGGGGGGCGGGGCCCGGGGCCCACTCCCACGTGGGGGGTGTGCGGTGGTGGAACGTCAAGCATCCGGGGGCGTATGCGGGGGCCATCGCGGCGGGTCGGTCCCCCGGGGCGGGACGGGAACTCCTGTCGGAGGAGGACCGGCGGGTGGAGCGGATCCTGCTGGAGCTTCGGCTGAGGGAGGGTGTGCCGCTGGGGCTGCTCCACGCGGACGGGCTTGCGGCCTCGCGGCGGGCGTTGGCCGATGGCCTGCTCCAGCCTGAGCCGTACGAGGCCGGGAGTGCGGTGCTCACCCTGCGGGGGCGGTTGCTCGCGGACGCGGTGGTGCGTGACCTGGTGGACTGA
- a CDS encoding DUF3097 domain-containing protein — MRQYSADLTPPWKKPKPVPEVAAEPGLVVEEPGTGFCGAVIRCEAGTVTLEDRFGKHRVFPLEPRGFLLEGRVVTLVRPSAAPVRSTRTASGSVAVPGARARVARAGRIYVEGRHDAELVERVWGDDLRIEGVVVEYLEGIDDLPAIVDEFGPGADARLGVLVDHLVPGTKESRIAEAVTSEYALVVGHPYIDVWEAVKPASVGIPGWPRVPRGQDWKTGVCRALGWPENTGAAWQRILGSVHSYRDLEPELLGRVEELIDFVTAAE, encoded by the coding sequence ATGCGCCAGTACTCAGCGGACCTGACACCTCCGTGGAAGAAGCCCAAGCCCGTGCCCGAGGTCGCGGCGGAGCCGGGGCTCGTGGTCGAGGAGCCCGGCACCGGGTTCTGCGGTGCCGTGATCCGCTGCGAGGCGGGCACGGTCACCCTGGAGGATCGCTTCGGCAAACACCGGGTGTTTCCGCTGGAGCCACGGGGTTTCCTGCTGGAGGGGCGCGTGGTGACGCTGGTGCGCCCGTCGGCCGCGCCCGTACGCTCCACTCGTACGGCTTCGGGGTCGGTTGCCGTGCCCGGGGCCCGGGCACGGGTGGCCCGGGCGGGGCGCATCTACGTCGAGGGCCGCCACGACGCGGAACTGGTGGAACGGGTCTGGGGTGACGACCTCCGCATCGAGGGTGTCGTCGTCGAGTACCTGGAGGGCATCGACGATCTGCCCGCCATCGTCGACGAGTTCGGCCCCGGGGCGGATGCGCGGCTGGGGGTGCTGGTCGACCATCTCGTGCCCGGCACGAAGGAGTCGCGGATCGCGGAGGCGGTGACGAGCGAGTACGCGCTGGTCGTGGGGCACCCGTACATCGACGTCTGGGAGGCCGTGAAACCGGCGTCCGTGGGCATCCCCGGCTGGCCCCGCGTGCCGCGCGGGCAGGACTGGAAGACGGGGGTGTGCCGCGCACTGGGCTGGCCCGAGAACACGGGCGCGGCATGGCAGCGGATCCTGGGCTCGGTCCACTCGTACAGAGACCTGGAGCCGGAGCTACTGGGCCGCGTGGAGGAACTGATCGACTTCGTGACGGCAGCGGAGTGA
- a CDS encoding MBL fold metallo-hydrolase, with protein sequence MRVTWEEAGWEELAPRVGRCRLPVWDCTAGLVVGEDAALMIDAGSGLREGARLRTEARRLLGGGRVTHLALTHAHFDHVFGAAAFAGAEVFGAVGLERVLADERDGRNRQDGRDRQDEGDRQDEGDGHDEGDGHDGRDGQDGLRADAVRNGADPGEAAEAADLLVRPRHLVSGEWTLDLGGGIQVLLANVGPGHTAHDLAVLIPARPASPGDPATGSPEIVFCGDLVEESGDPQAGPDAVPSRWPAALDRLLALGGEEAVYVPGHGAAVDAGFVRAQRDALARRFGVS encoded by the coding sequence ATGAGGGTGACTTGGGAAGAGGCCGGGTGGGAGGAACTGGCTCCGCGGGTGGGGCGGTGCCGGCTTCCGGTGTGGGACTGCACGGCCGGGCTCGTGGTCGGCGAGGACGCGGCGCTCATGATCGACGCGGGGTCCGGGCTGCGGGAGGGCGCGCGGCTGCGTACGGAGGCGCGGCGGTTGCTCGGGGGCGGGCGGGTCACGCATCTCGCGCTCACCCACGCGCACTTCGACCACGTTTTCGGCGCGGCGGCGTTCGCGGGGGCCGAGGTCTTCGGGGCGGTGGGTCTTGAGCGGGTGCTCGCCGACGAACGGGACGGGCGGAACCGGCAGGACGGGCGGGACCGGCAGGACGAGGGGGACCGGCAGGACGAGGGGGACGGGCACGACGAGGGGGACGGGCACGACGGACGGGACGGGCAGGACGGGTTGCGGGCGGATGCCGTACGCAACGGCGCCGATCCGGGCGAGGCGGCCGAGGCGGCGGACCTCCTCGTCCGCCCCCGGCATCTCGTCTCCGGCGAGTGGACGCTCGACCTGGGCGGCGGCATCCAGGTCCTGCTGGCGAACGTCGGCCCCGGCCACACGGCCCACGACCTGGCGGTTCTCATCCCCGCACGTCCCGCAAGCCCCGGGGACCCCGCGACCGGCTCGCCTGAGATCGTCTTCTGCGGCGACCTGGTCGAGGAGTCGGGCGACCCCCAGGCAGGCCCGGACGCCGTCCCCTCCCGCTGGCCGGCGGCTCTGGACCGACTACTGGCCCTCGGGGGCGAGGAAGCGGTGTACGTACCCGGCCACGGGGCAGCGGTGGACGCCGGCTTCGTACGGGCCCAACGGGACGCGCTGGCACGGCGTTTCGGCGTGTCGTAG
- the hrcA gene encoding heat-inducible transcriptional repressor HrcA: protein MLSERRLEVLRAIVQDYVGTEEPVGSKALTERHRLGVSPATVRNDMAVLEDEGFIAQPHTSAGRIPTDKGYRLFVDKLAGVKPMTAPERRAIHSFLDGAVDLDDVVGRTVRLLAQLTRQVAVVQYPSLTRSTVRHVELLSLAPARVMLVLITDTGRVEQRMVDCPAPFGEASVADLRARLNSRIAGRRFADVPQLVQDLPDAFESDDRGTVATVLSTLLETLVEETEERLMIGGTANLTRFGHDFPLTIRPVLEALEEQVVLLKLLGEVNDSGMAVRIGHENAHEGLNSTSVVSVGYGSGGEAVAKLGVVGPTRMDYPGTMGAVRAVARYVGQILAES, encoded by the coding sequence ATGCTCAGTGAACGCAGGCTCGAGGTGCTGCGCGCCATCGTCCAGGACTACGTGGGCACGGAGGAGCCGGTCGGTTCCAAGGCGCTCACGGAGCGCCACCGGCTGGGTGTCTCCCCGGCCACGGTGCGTAATGACATGGCGGTCCTTGAGGACGAGGGCTTCATCGCCCAGCCGCACACCAGCGCCGGCCGGATCCCCACGGACAAGGGCTACCGTCTCTTCGTCGACAAGCTCGCGGGCGTCAAGCCGATGACCGCGCCGGAGCGGCGGGCGATCCACAGTTTCCTCGACGGCGCCGTCGATCTCGACGACGTCGTGGGGCGGACCGTCCGGCTCCTCGCGCAGCTCACCCGGCAGGTCGCCGTCGTGCAGTACCCGTCACTGACCCGCTCGACCGTGCGTCATGTGGAGCTGCTGTCGCTGGCCCCGGCCCGCGTCATGCTCGTACTGATCACGGACACCGGCCGGGTCGAGCAGCGCATGGTGGACTGCCCGGCGCCCTTCGGGGAGGCCTCTGTGGCGGATCTACGCGCGCGGCTCAACAGCCGGATCGCGGGCCGCCGTTTCGCGGACGTCCCGCAGCTGGTGCAGGATCTCCCCGATGCTTTCGAGTCGGACGACCGGGGTACGGTCGCGACGGTGCTCTCCACTCTCCTGGAGACCCTGGTCGAGGAGACCGAGGAGCGGCTGATGATCGGCGGCACCGCCAATCTGACCCGCTTCGGACATGACTTTCCCCTCACTATCCGTCCGGTGCTGGAGGCCCTTGAGGAGCAGGTCGTTCTCCTCAAACTCCTTGGTGAGGTCAATGATTCGGGCATGGCCGTACGGATCGGTCACGAGAACGCCCATGAGGGACTCAACTCCACGTCCGTCGTCTCGGTCGGCTACGGTTCGGGCGGCGAGGCAGTAGCCAAACTAGGCGTGGTCGGCCCGACGCGCATGGATTACCCCGGAACGATGGGAGCGGTACGAGCGGTGGCACGGTACGTCGGACAGATCCTGGCGGAGTCGTAA